DNA from Massilia antarctica:
ACACCGAAGGACAATGGACCCAACTCGGATGGAGGGTGACTATCCGGCGACGTGGATATATTGTCGACCGCCGACTCAATGCCGAACAATTTGGGGGGATGGACGCAGCGATGCGGGCTGCTATCGCTTTCCGCGATGAGGTCAACATAGAATGTGTTCCGCTATCCAAGCGCGAGGTTTGCGCCACAGTCCGCACCACAAACACGAGTGGAGTTCCAGGGGTAATTCGCACGCGCGACCGTGGTCAGGATTATTGGAAGGCGCGGCTCCTAACTTGTGACGGGGCCAACCGCACGAGACAATTTTCCATAAAAAAATATGGCGACGAAGCTGCCTTCGACCTTGCAGTTCAAGCACGCTCGCAGATGCTTGAAATGGTGCAGGGTTTCTACGTCCTTCATCCCGATATTAAGAACGAAACGCGGGTGGCTCCGATGGCAGAATGCCCGGTGATGCGTCGCCCGTGCAAGCTGGAGCCGGAGGCACATCCGTATGCGCGGGTGCCGGAGTGCGACGTGTCCGGCGTCGGGATCACGAATGTGAAGACAACGACCGCTGATGGGAAGACCTACACTACAAAATACTGGACGTCCACGGTCCGAGATCAAGCAGGGTTACCCAAGCGTAGATATTTTTCGGTAGCAAAATATGGCGAAGAAGAGGCAAAGCGACTGGCGATTGAGCATCACCTTCGTGCGGCTCCGATCACGACGGCTGCGGGCGACGGCTCCTAAGTCAGCGGGGTGGAGGGCCTGCCGGTCTACCAGCGCTGGGTGCATCATTTCTACTGAAGGTTGACATTGCTCCTGGTCGGCTAAGGACTCGCCACCTCCAATCGCCAAGCTACGGTCGAGCGCGCGGTTATTGCATCGACTATCACGCTGATATCCGCCATCGTTCGCGGGCTTGTACCGCAGCGCCCGACGGGGGGCAGTCGTGCCGAGCTGCACCCCGAATTTTACCGCAACATCCTTTAGCGGCGACACCAACAATGATCGCTGAGTATATCCACGGTGGCAAAAATTTCGGCAGAGGCGCCACGTGCGCCTGCGCTGATGCCGATTGATCGCGCGCCCTCCGATCGCGGCTGTTGTCGCCGCTTCGCCATTGACGCTTTGCTCATTGCGTCCGGGATGGAAAGCATGTGACCTGTTCTTCAGATGCCTTGGTCATGTGTCATCCATACGGTAAAGTAAGCACTTTCCTCTCTGTGGCATGATCCACATCTAAGCAGCTTATGGCAATCAAGAAATCTGAACTCTATTCCTCCCTTTGGCAGTCCTGCGACGAGTTGCGCGGTGGCATGGACGCCAGTCAGTACAAGGATTACGTTCTCGTCCTGTTGTTCGTCAAGTATGTTTCTGACAAATATGCTGGCCTGCCGTACGCGCCCATCGTGATTCCGCCCGGGGCCAGTTTCAACGACATGGTCGCACTCAAGGGCAGCCCGGACATCGGCGACCAGATCAACAAGAAAATTATCGGCCCGCTGGCGAAGGCCAACAAGCTGTCCGACATGCCGGACTTCAACGACCCGAGCAAATTGGGCAGCGGACAGGAAATTGTCGACCGTCTTACCAACCTGATTTCCATCTTCGAGAACAAGGCGCTCGACTTCAGCAAAAATCGCGCCGAGGGTGATGACATCCTGGGTGACGCCTACGAATACCTGATGCGCCACTTCGCCGCCGAAAGCGGCAAGAGCAAGGGGCAGTTCTACACGCCTGCGGAAGTGAGCCGCATCATGGCGCAGATCATCGGCATTGGTGGTTCGCAAACCAACAACAGCACGACCGTCTACGACCCGACCTGCGGCTCGGGCTCGCTGTTGCTGAAAGTGGGCGACGAAGCCCATGCCAAAGTGACGCTGTACGGTCAGGAGAAGGATGCGGCCACCTCAGGCCTGGCACGCATGAACATGATCTTGCATGACAACCCGACGGCTGAAATCAAACAAGGCAACACGATCGCCAATCCGCTGTTCGCCGGCGAAGACGGCTGGATCAAAACCTTCGACTACGTCGTCGCCAATCCGCCTTTCAGCGACAAGCGCTGGAGCACCGGGATCGACCCGGCCAGCGACCCGCACCAGCGCTTCGAGCATTTCGGCACGCCGCCGGCCAAGCAGGGCGACTACGCCTACCTGCTGCACATCGTCCGTTCGCTCAAGAGCACGGGAAAAGGCGCGTGCATCCTGCCGCATGGCGTGCTGTTTCGCGGCAACGCCGAGGCCGACATCCGCCGCAACCTGATCCACCAAGGCTACATCAAAGGTATTATTGGCCTGCCCGCCAATTTGTTCTACGGTACCGGTATCCCCGCCTGCATCATCCTGATCGACAAGGAAAATGCCCACAGCCGCAAGAGTATTTTCATGATCGACGCCAGTGCTGGCTTCATGAAGGACGGCCCGAAAAACCGCTTGCGCGACTGCGATATTCACCGGATCGTCGATGTGTTCAACCGGCGCGACGAAAGCGACCCGAAATTCGCGCGCATGGTCGGCATCGAGGAGATCGAGAAAAACGACTTCAATCTCAACATTCCGCGCTACATCGACAGTCAGCAGCTCGAGGATATCCAGGACATCGAAGGCCACCTGAAAGGCGGCATTCCAGGCGCCGATGTGGATGCCTTGCAGGCGTACTGGACAGTTTGCCCGCAACTGCGAAAAGCACTGTTCTCTGCAAACCGCCCGGGCTACCTCGATCTGGCGGTCGCCAAGAAAGACATCAAGCCCGGCATCTATGGGCACCCGGAATTCGTCACCTTCATCGACAGCATGAATGCCCTGTTCGCCGACTGGCAACAGCGCAGCACCGGGACGCTCAAGGACTTGCAAGCCGGCTGCCACCCCAAACTCATCATCAACGAGCTTGCCGAAGACTTGCTCGCCCACTACGCGGACAAGCCGCTGATCGACCAATACGCGGTCTATCAACACTTGATGGATTACTGGGCCACGACAATGCAGGATGATTGCTATCTGATTGCTGCGGACGGCTGGAAGGCCGATACCTACCGCGTCGTCGAAAAGAACAAGAAAGGCAAGGACGTCGACAAGGGCTGGGCCTGCGATCTCGTCCCCAAGCAACTCATTGTCGACCGTTACTTCGCCAGTCAGCAAGCCGCCATCGGCGAGCTGGAAGCGGCGTTGGATAGCCTTGCCGCCCAAATGGCCGAAATGGAAGAGGAACACGGTGGCGACGAGGGCGCGTTCGCCGAACTCGACAAGGTGAACAAGGCCAGCGTTACCGCCCGCTTGAAAGAAATCAAGGGTGACAAGGAAGCGAAGGAAGAAGCCGCAGCCCTTGACGCCTGGCTTAAACTCTGCACGAGCGAAGCCGACCTCCGGAAGAAGTTGAAAGACGCCGAGGCCGAGCTCGACGCGCTGGCCTATGCCAGGTATCCGACGCTCGGGGAAGCCGACATCAAGACGCTGGCGGTCGAGGATAAATGGATGGCAACGATTTCCGCGGCCATTCATGGCGAAATGGACCGCATCAGCCAGACGTTGACCAAACGGGTCAAGGAGCTGGCCGAGCGCTACGAGACGCCACTGCCGAAACTGGTCGACAAGGTTGCTGACCTGAGTGACAAGGTGGCGGCGCACCTGAAGAAAATGGGGTTCCAGCCATGAGCAATGATCTTCACATACTCAGCGCCTCGCCTGACTATCGGGTGCTGCTGGAGCAGATTTCCGGCACGTACACCCAGGGCCGCGTTCGTGCAATGCAGGCCGTCAACGACCAGCTCATTGAGACTTACTGGCAGGTCGGACGGCATATCGTCGAATTCGAGCAGGGCGGAAAAATCCGCGCAGATTATGGTACGGCTTTGCTTGCCAGTCTGGCGAAGGATTTAAGCCTGCGTCACGGCAAGGGCTTTAGCCGCAGCAATCTGATTCGCATCCGCCAGTTTTATCAAGCCTACCCAAATAGTGCGACGCTGTCGCACCAATTGAGCTGGTCGCATATCGTCGAATTGCTGAAAATCGACGATCCGCTGGAACGCGGGTTTTACGAGCAGCAAGCTGGCCGCGAGCGCTGGTCGGTGCGGGAACTGATACGACAAAAGGAAAGCGCCTTGTTCTTGCGACTGGCGGCCAGCAAGGACAAGGCTGGCATCCTGCAACTCGCCGCGCAAGGGCAGATCGTCGAACAAGCCGCCGACCTGCTGCGCGAACCGTATGTGTTCGAGTTCCTGAAAATCCCCGAGCCGTACCAGCTCTCGGAAGCCCAGCTCGAAACGGTGCTCTGCGATCACCTCCAGCCCTTCCTGCTGGAACTGGGCAAGGGCTTCACTTTCGTCGGCCGGCAATACCGGGTCACGATCAACAATACGCACTACAAGGTCGATCTGGTCTTTTACCACCGCATTTTGCGCTGCTTCGTGCTGATCGATCTCAAGATCAACGACGTTCAGCATCACGACATCGGCCAGATGAATATGTATCTGGGCTATTTCGCCAACGAGGAAAACGTCGAGGGCGATAACCCACCGATTGGTATTATCCTCAGCCGCAACAAGGATGAGTTGCTGGTTGAGTATGCGACCTACCAGATGAACAGTCAGCTTTTTGTGCAGAAATACCAGCTTTACTTGCCTGACCGCGAGGCGTTGCGCCGGGAGCTGGAACTAAGTTTGCGCGAGGCTGAACAATGAGCGCGACTCCAGTGGGGTACAAGCAGACTGAGGTAGGGGTGATTCCAGACGATTGGGAGACCGGCACCATGCTTGGAATTTCTCGTCAGATCATGGACTTCAGGGGACGGACTCCAAAGAAGTTGGGGATGAATTGGGGGGGCGACATCCCGGCTCTTTCAGCAGGGAATGTAAGGATGGGGTTTATTGATTTCGATCAGGAATGCTATTTCGGCTCGGATGTCCTTTATAGTCTATGGATGACGCGGGGCGATTTGGCGAAAGGCGACGTTCTTTTTACCACAGAAGCTCCACTCGGAAATGTTGCTCTTGTTCCCGACGACCGAAAGTACATCCTGAGTCAGCGGACGGTCCTGATTCAGGTTGTCAAGCAGCGAACATCAAGTGAATTTCTTTTTCAAATGATGCGATCAGATGCGTTCCAACGAATGCTAACAGATTACTCCAGCGGATCGACAGCTAAGGGAATACAGCGTAAGAAATTTGAGCAGCTTTGTGTGGCTCTGCCTCCACTTGATGAACAAGAAGCTATCGCCGAGGCGTTGAGCGATGCGGATGCTCTCATCGAATCGCTGGAGCAACTCGTCACCAAAAAGCGCTACCTCAAGCAAGGCGTCATGCAGGATTTGCTCACGGGGAAAAAGCGCTTGCCTGGATTCAGTGGAAAATGGGAGGTCATGGGATTGGACACCGTGGCCGAAATACGTAGCGGGGGTACCCCAAGTACCAATCAACCCGAATATTGGGACGGGGATATTCTA
Protein-coding regions in this window:
- a CDS encoding AP2/ERF family transcription factor gives rise to the protein MTKPYGISPYRYRNTEGQWTQLGWRVTIRRRGYIVDRRLNAEQFGGMDAAMRAAIAFRDEVNIECVPLSKREVCATVRTTNTSGVPGVIRTRDRGQDYWKARLLTCDGANRTRQFSIKKYGDEAAFDLAVQARSQMLEMVQGFYVLHPDIKNETRVAPMAECPVMRRPCKLEPEAHPYARVPECDVSGVGITNVKTTTADGKTYTTKYWTSTVRDQAGLPKRRYFSVAKYGEEEAKRLAIEHHLRAAPITTAAGDGS
- a CDS encoding type I restriction-modification system subunit M, translated to MAIKKSELYSSLWQSCDELRGGMDASQYKDYVLVLLFVKYVSDKYAGLPYAPIVIPPGASFNDMVALKGSPDIGDQINKKIIGPLAKANKLSDMPDFNDPSKLGSGQEIVDRLTNLISIFENKALDFSKNRAEGDDILGDAYEYLMRHFAAESGKSKGQFYTPAEVSRIMAQIIGIGGSQTNNSTTVYDPTCGSGSLLLKVGDEAHAKVTLYGQEKDAATSGLARMNMILHDNPTAEIKQGNTIANPLFAGEDGWIKTFDYVVANPPFSDKRWSTGIDPASDPHQRFEHFGTPPAKQGDYAYLLHIVRSLKSTGKGACILPHGVLFRGNAEADIRRNLIHQGYIKGIIGLPANLFYGTGIPACIILIDKENAHSRKSIFMIDASAGFMKDGPKNRLRDCDIHRIVDVFNRRDESDPKFARMVGIEEIEKNDFNLNIPRYIDSQQLEDIQDIEGHLKGGIPGADVDALQAYWTVCPQLRKALFSANRPGYLDLAVAKKDIKPGIYGHPEFVTFIDSMNALFADWQQRSTGTLKDLQAGCHPKLIINELAEDLLAHYADKPLIDQYAVYQHLMDYWATTMQDDCYLIAADGWKADTYRVVEKNKKGKDVDKGWACDLVPKQLIVDRYFASQQAAIGELEAALDSLAAQMAEMEEEHGGDEGAFAELDKVNKASVTARLKEIKGDKEAKEEAAALDAWLKLCTSEADLRKKLKDAEAELDALAYARYPTLGEADIKTLAVEDKWMATISAAIHGEMDRISQTLTKRVKELAERYETPLPKLVDKVADLSDKVAAHLKKMGFQP
- a CDS encoding PDDEXK nuclease domain-containing protein — translated: MSNDLHILSASPDYRVLLEQISGTYTQGRVRAMQAVNDQLIETYWQVGRHIVEFEQGGKIRADYGTALLASLAKDLSLRHGKGFSRSNLIRIRQFYQAYPNSATLSHQLSWSHIVELLKIDDPLERGFYEQQAGRERWSVRELIRQKESALFLRLAASKDKAGILQLAAQGQIVEQAADLLREPYVFEFLKIPEPYQLSEAQLETVLCDHLQPFLLELGKGFTFVGRQYRVTINNTHYKVDLVFYHRILRCFVLIDLKINDVQHHDIGQMNMYLGYFANEENVEGDNPPIGIILSRNKDELLVEYATYQMNSQLFVQKYQLYLPDREALRRELELSLREAEQ
- a CDS encoding restriction endonuclease subunit S, encoding MSATPVGYKQTEVGVIPDDWETGTMLGISRQIMDFRGRTPKKLGMNWGGDIPALSAGNVRMGFIDFDQECYFGSDVLYSLWMTRGDLAKGDVLFTTEAPLGNVALVPDDRKYILSQRTVLIQVVKQRTSSEFLFQMMRSDAFQRMLTDYSSGSTAKGIQRKKFEQLCVALPPLDEQEAIAEALSDADALIESLEQLVTKKRYLKQGVMQDLLTGKKRLPGFSGKWEVMGLDTVAEIRSGGTPSTNQPEYWDGDILWCTPTDITGLKGGKYLAQTSRTISGQGLRCSSAEIIPPNSVVMTSRATIGECAINVVPVATNQGFKNFVPFETTDGEFLYYFLQTRKQEFISLCGGSTFLEIGKTQLAAFEITVPKDKLEQTAIAAILSDMDAEIADLEAHLTKARAIKQGMMNQLLTGKIRLI